The following proteins come from a genomic window of Chryseobacterium glaciei:
- the rpsT gene encoding 30S ribosomal protein S20: protein MANHKSALKRIRQNEVRKVRNRYYHKTARTALKVLRNEEDKAAAVEQLPKVISLLDKLAKKNIIHKNKAANLKSKLTKHVNKLA, encoded by the coding sequence ATGGCAAATCATAAATCAGCATTAAAAAGAATAAGACAAAACGAAGTTAGAAAAGTTCGTAACAGATACTATCACAAGACTGCTAGAACAGCTTTGAAGGTTTTAAGAAATGAAGAAGACAAAGCTGCTGCTGTAGAGCAATTGCCAAAAGTTATCTCTTTATTGGATAAATTAGCTAAGAAAAATATTATCCACAAAAACAAAGCTGCTAACTTAAAAAGCAAACTAACTAAGCACGTTAATAAACTAGCTTAA
- a CDS encoding site-specific integrase — MSTHYSLLFYLKKPKNYVSGPKSIYMRITVDGIPKEISTGRECDQSRWNSKANRTNGTKEESKTLNAYLDTLEHKMADCHHSLVKDESEISSEILKLKFLGKDSEKHYLISEFLDHNKKMEALIGKGYKSNTLKGYKTTKGHLAMYLKEKLGLTDIDIKKINLAFILGFEFYLRSDMSCSEITTAKYIKHFRKIINLCRAHKWIIDNPFIFYKNKAKPTEKEFLTQDELERIEQKELKINRIDHVRDIFVFCCYTGLAYIDVKQLQVSDIAKGVDGNLWVLTNREKTETNSNIPLLPQALNIINKYVDYPPSASKGLALPVLSNQKMNSYLKEIADLCQINKEITFHKARHTFATTVTLSNNVPIETVSKMLGHTNIKTTQHYAKLLDTRVGSDMQILQQKLKLQQDQTNDDTNKN; from the coding sequence ATGAGTACACATTATTCCTTGCTCTTCTACCTGAAGAAACCGAAAAACTATGTTAGCGGCCCAAAATCAATCTACATGCGTATTACCGTTGATGGTATACCCAAAGAAATTTCCACAGGTCGTGAATGTGATCAGTCCCGTTGGAACTCAAAGGCCAACCGTACCAACGGCACCAAAGAAGAAAGTAAAACCCTTAATGCCTATCTCGATACCCTTGAACATAAGATGGCAGATTGCCATCATTCTCTTGTAAAGGACGAGTCAGAAATTTCCTCCGAAATACTAAAATTAAAATTTCTGGGTAAAGACAGTGAAAAACACTATCTGATCAGCGAGTTTTTAGACCATAATAAAAAAATGGAAGCCCTTATAGGAAAAGGGTATAAATCTAATACCTTAAAAGGGTATAAGACAACTAAAGGACACTTAGCAATGTACCTGAAAGAAAAACTTGGCTTAACTGATATTGATATTAAAAAAATAAATCTCGCCTTTATCCTGGGATTCGAATTTTATTTACGTTCCGATATGTCATGCTCCGAGATCACAACAGCGAAGTATATTAAACATTTTCGAAAAATTATCAACTTGTGCCGAGCTCATAAATGGATTATTGATAATCCGTTTATATTTTACAAAAATAAAGCGAAGCCAACAGAAAAAGAATTTCTTACCCAAGACGAGTTGGAAAGAATTGAACAAAAAGAATTAAAAATTAACAGAATCGACCATGTCCGTGACATTTTTGTTTTTTGTTGCTATACAGGTTTAGCCTACATCGATGTTAAACAATTACAGGTTTCCGACATAGCCAAAGGCGTTGACGGAAACCTGTGGGTACTTACCAATCGTGAAAAAACCGAAACAAACTCAAATATCCCACTACTGCCACAGGCATTAAATATAATTAACAAGTATGTTGACTACCCGCCATCTGCTTCTAAAGGGTTAGCTCTACCCGTGCTAAGCAATCAAAAAATGAACAGTTATCTAAAGGAAATTGCTGATCTGTGTCAAATTAATAAGGAGATAACATTTCATAAAGCACGCCACACGTTTGCCACCACAGTCACCTTATCAAATAATGTTCCGATCGAAACAGTTTCCAAGATGCTTGGACATACCAATATTAAGACTACACAACATTATGCTAAGCTTTTAGATACCCGGGTTGGAAGCGATATGCAAATATTACAGCAGAAATTGAAACTTCAACAAGATCAAACAAACGATGACACTAATAAAAATTGA
- a CDS encoding helix-turn-helix domain-containing protein, which produces MEIAIITREDLLKFKKEIVQEIREVIEGKMKSDVDREWLKSSEVRKILKVSPGTLQNLRINGTLPYRKIGGSMYYRLEDLKKLMNGDK; this is translated from the coding sequence ATGGAAATAGCAATTATAACGCGTGAAGATCTGCTGAAATTTAAAAAGGAGATTGTCCAGGAGATCAGGGAAGTTATCGAAGGGAAGATGAAATCGGATGTCGATCGGGAATGGCTTAAGAGTAGTGAAGTACGTAAAATATTGAAAGTGTCACCGGGAACCTTACAAAATTTGAGGATCAACGGTACACTGCCTTACAGAAAAATTGGCGGGAGCATGTATTACCGTCTTGAAGACCTTAAAAAACTGATGAACGGAGATAAATAG
- a CDS encoding YegP family protein, with product MGRFVISKRFNGEYQFNLKASNGQTILVSEGYNMKSSCLNGINAVKQNSQMDERFERKTSSNSKYYFNLKAINGEIIGTSEMYESSSARDNGIESVKVNSRTASIDDFTS from the coding sequence ATGGGAAGATTTGTGATCTCTAAGAGATTCAATGGTGAGTATCAGTTTAATCTTAAAGCTTCAAATGGTCAGACTATTTTGGTAAGTGAGGGCTATAATATGAAATCTTCATGCTTGAATGGTATAAATGCAGTAAAGCAGAATTCGCAAATGGATGAACGTTTTGAAAGAAAAACCTCTAGCAACAGCAAGTACTATTTTAATTTAAAAGCAATTAATGGGGAAATAATTGGTACAAGTGAGATGTATGAAAGTTCTTCTGCAAGGGATAATGGGATAGAATCTGTGAAAGTAAATTCTCGTACTGCTTCAATAGACGATTTTACCTCATGA
- a CDS encoding PIN domain-containing protein: MSEPLTIEAHAIPVVNVKLLIDTNIYLDFYRSNKDSIQLLSELSKHFDKIVLTDQIVMEFERNREVVIKALKKSFESESDLENISSAYLQNLPEFAALVSAQKDYRKRRNDVIAAIDTILESPEKDPVYAFFADMVSECRKNNAILNTTDEIIQKAQKRKLVGNPPTSSGFSIGDEINWEIVLTNVKENIILIGRDNTYTTNFSFLKRDFHLNTGCLITKLTNSITEALKEIGIAMTAELEEVEQKMLGELKAYNEFWKHPSKDEPSEAGA, encoded by the coding sequence ATGAGTGAACCATTAACTATAGAAGCACATGCTATTCCCGTCGTTAACGTAAAGCTGTTGATTGACACCAATATCTATTTAGATTTTTACCGTAGTAATAAAGATTCAATTCAATTACTTAGCGAGCTTTCGAAGCATTTTGACAAAATCGTTCTTACGGACCAGATCGTCATGGAATTTGAACGTAACAGGGAGGTCGTGATAAAAGCCTTGAAGAAAAGCTTTGAATCAGAATCGGATCTTGAAAATATTTCTAGCGCATATTTACAAAATTTGCCAGAGTTCGCAGCATTGGTGTCGGCTCAGAAAGATTATCGAAAACGTCGTAATGATGTGATTGCAGCAATTGACACTATTCTTGAATCCCCAGAGAAAGATCCGGTTTACGCTTTTTTTGCAGATATGGTCAGCGAATGCAGGAAAAATAATGCTATATTAAATACTACGGATGAAATTATCCAAAAAGCTCAAAAAAGGAAACTTGTTGGAAATCCACCTACCTCTTCAGGGTTTTCTATTGGTGATGAAATTAACTGGGAAATTGTTCTCACAAATGTTAAAGAAAACATTATTCTTATCGGAAGGGATAATACTTATACGACAAACTTTTCTTTCCTAAAAAGAGATTTTCATCTCAATACCGGCTGTTTAATTACAAAGCTTACCAACAGCATTACAGAAGCCTTAAAAGAAATAGGTATAGCTATGACTGCAGAACTAGAAGAGGTTGAACAGAAAATGCTCGGTGAATTAAAAGCTTATAATGAATTCTGGAAGCATCCATCAAAGGATGAACCAAGTGAGGCTGGCGCATGA
- a CDS encoding SIR2 family protein has translation MTESLTLDYDAFLRSIKRNADVPHSFLLGAGASISSGIQSAYDCIWEWKKDIYISKNINAADFYKNHRNEAVRKSIQTWLDNQGGYPVIDAAEEYSFYAEKAYPIAEDRRKYFLSLIDYKEPYVGYKLLCLLGEQGIVKAVWTTNFDGLTVRAAHQNNLVPIEITLDNSDRIVRNQSTKELLCIALHGDYKYSTLKNTDKELDSQNDLFQEQLANYHADKNLIVIGYSGRDVSLMSTLKNAFSKRGSGRLYWCGYGEKINDEVNELITTIRREGREAYYISTDGFDKTLIHLTKTIFEDNQDLTEKVQKALETADEVESVRTEFSLNTQKADKYIKSNLHPVIFPKEVFQFEVDYKENKPWDLLKTLTKDKDISAVPFKSKVYALGTLSAISSVFKPYLKSEIKREPISRFDIENVGNFRALMLNAILKQFCNTRNVDSNFKDKLWIKDVLRQNGEIAVHKAIYLSLQFDRNSQFGYLAILPTVHLVSETEVTRLQKQSISKSLLEKLYNNKYDEELGLWNNVLFGTVKKLKFEYPPSSGTGFEFQISSGTAFGEITVVDNNYRAYEPGNYDKKQTQFKGIQFLEPQLIFKNLSTDADFRDYHPMRGLVKNRPYDVNLNGLIHSNEVNLSVVCGQKYSDRLFVFLSQLQTKHSTENINPDYLIDYPGFSSIFNIPINVPHFENKESWLDIDFIADNSKQTHENAIKLARLITDKIERISSTHNPGTVVVFIPFEWQPFETFINEEESFDLHDYIKAFSASRGISTQLIREDTLDDNLKCQIYWWLSLSFYVKSLRTPWILNNQERKTAYAGIGYSISKNKGRSEIVIGCSHIYDSNGQGLKYRLSKIDDYTLDRKNNPYLSYKDAFQFGVSIRELFYQSMDTLPERVVIHKRTRFTEDEINGIKSSLSKAGIKKIDLIEINYETDARFVAMNVYNSSLQVDKFPISRGTCIVTNKYTALLWTHGIVPSVRQPNFKFYLGGRSIPSPIKITKHYGESNIDVIASEILGLTKMNWNSLDLYSKLPSTIDSSNQIARIGKLLSRFEGNTYDYRLFI, from the coding sequence ATGACAGAAAGTTTAACGCTCGATTATGATGCATTTTTAAGGTCTATCAAAAGGAATGCTGATGTTCCCCATTCATTTTTATTAGGGGCGGGAGCCTCAATAAGCTCCGGCATCCAATCGGCCTATGATTGTATATGGGAGTGGAAAAAAGATATTTACATTTCAAAAAACATAAATGCAGCGGATTTTTATAAGAACCACAGAAATGAAGCTGTTAGAAAAAGTATTCAAACCTGGTTAGATAATCAAGGCGGTTACCCTGTGATCGATGCTGCCGAAGAATATTCATTTTATGCTGAAAAGGCGTATCCAATTGCTGAAGACAGGAGAAAATATTTCTTAAGCCTAATTGATTATAAGGAGCCCTATGTAGGATATAAACTCTTATGTTTATTGGGGGAACAAGGAATTGTAAAAGCTGTTTGGACGACAAATTTTGATGGATTAACAGTGAGAGCAGCGCATCAAAATAATCTTGTTCCAATCGAAATAACCCTAGATAATTCTGACCGTATAGTGAGAAATCAAAGTACAAAAGAACTTTTATGTATAGCGCTACATGGTGATTACAAGTATTCTACGTTGAAGAATACGGATAAAGAGCTTGACAGTCAGAATGATCTCTTTCAAGAGCAATTGGCTAATTATCACGCGGATAAAAACCTAATAGTAATCGGTTACAGTGGGAGGGATGTTTCTTTGATGTCTACACTAAAAAATGCTTTTTCCAAACGTGGTTCCGGTAGGCTATACTGGTGCGGTTATGGCGAAAAAATAAACGATGAAGTAAATGAACTTATTACTACTATCAGGAGAGAGGGGAGAGAAGCCTATTACATTTCAACGGATGGTTTCGATAAGACGCTAATCCATTTGACAAAGACCATTTTTGAAGACAACCAAGATTTAACGGAAAAGGTACAAAAGGCTTTAGAGACAGCTGATGAGGTAGAGAGTGTGAGAACAGAATTCAGTCTGAACACCCAAAAAGCCGATAAATATATCAAAAGCAATCTGCATCCGGTAATTTTTCCAAAAGAAGTGTTTCAATTTGAAGTAGATTATAAGGAAAATAAACCTTGGGACTTATTAAAAACGTTAACTAAAGATAAAGACATATCCGCGGTACCATTTAAAAGTAAGGTATATGCACTGGGAACTTTAAGTGCAATCAGTTCTGTTTTTAAACCATATCTCAAATCTGAAATAAAAAGGGAGCCAATCTCACGTTTTGACATTGAGAATGTCGGGAATTTCAGGGCTTTGATGCTAAATGCTATTTTAAAGCAGTTTTGTAACACGCGAAATGTCGATTCAAATTTTAAAGATAAATTATGGATTAAGGACGTTCTGAGACAAAACGGGGAAATAGCTGTTCACAAGGCTATCTACTTGTCCCTTCAATTTGATAGAAACTCCCAGTTTGGCTATCTAGCAATACTTCCCACTGTGCATCTTGTCTCTGAAACGGAAGTCACCAGATTACAAAAACAAAGTATTAGCAAAAGCTTATTGGAAAAACTGTACAATAACAAATACGATGAGGAACTTGGGCTATGGAATAATGTTCTTTTTGGTACCGTAAAAAAGCTAAAGTTTGAATATCCGCCATCTTCGGGAACGGGATTTGAGTTTCAAATTTCATCCGGTACTGCTTTTGGTGAGATCACTGTTGTCGACAATAATTATCGTGCTTATGAACCAGGCAATTATGATAAAAAGCAAACACAGTTTAAGGGTATCCAGTTTTTGGAACCCCAACTGATTTTTAAAAATCTTTCAACTGACGCCGACTTTAGGGACTACCATCCTATGAGAGGGCTGGTTAAAAATCGTCCTTATGATGTAAATCTTAACGGGTTAATTCATTCAAACGAAGTTAATCTCAGCGTTGTCTGTGGTCAAAAATACTCAGATAGATTATTTGTATTCCTTTCCCAATTGCAAACAAAACACAGTACAGAAAATATTAATCCAGATTATTTAATAGATTACCCTGGTTTCTCTTCTATTTTCAACATCCCGATAAATGTGCCACATTTTGAAAATAAGGAGAGTTGGCTGGATATTGATTTCATCGCCGATAATTCAAAGCAAACACATGAAAATGCAATAAAACTTGCAAGGTTAATAACCGATAAAATCGAAAGAATTTCTTCAACACATAATCCGGGCACTGTTGTCGTTTTTATTCCTTTTGAATGGCAACCATTCGAAACATTTATCAATGAAGAAGAAAGCTTCGATCTTCATGATTATATTAAAGCCTTCTCTGCTTCTAGGGGTATTTCAACACAATTAATTAGAGAGGATACGCTGGATGATAACCTAAAATGCCAAATTTACTGGTGGTTATCACTGTCATTTTATGTGAAATCTTTGCGTACACCTTGGATTCTGAATAATCAAGAAAGAAAGACGGCTTATGCAGGGATAGGATATAGTATTTCAAAAAATAAAGGGCGGTCGGAAATTGTTATTGGCTGCAGCCATATCTATGATTCGAATGGGCAAGGCCTTAAATATAGGCTTTCAAAAATTGATGATTACACATTAGACAGGAAAAATAACCCTTATCTCTCTTATAAAGATGCCTTCCAATTTGGCGTTTCAATACGCGAGCTATTTTATCAATCAATGGATACACTGCCAGAAAGAGTTGTTATTCATAAAAGAACTAGATTTACTGAAGACGAAATTAATGGAATAAAAAGCAGTCTTAGCAAAGCAGGGATTAAAAAAATAGATTTAATTGAAATCAACTATGAAACAGACGCAAGATTTGTAGCAATGAATGTCTACAATAGCTCTCTTCAAGTCGATAAATTTCCTATTTCAAGAGGTACATGTATTGTAACAAATAAATATACTGCACTTTTGTGGACCCATGGAATCGTACCATCGGTTCGACAACCAAATTTTAAATTTTATTTAGGAGGGAGAAGCATCCCTTCACCAATAAAGATTACAAAGCATTATGGGGAATCTAATATTGATGTTATTGCATCTGAAATCTTAGGTTTAACGAAAATGAATTGGAATTCGCTCGATCTGTATTCAAAACTTCCTTCAACAATTGATTCGTCTAATCAGATAGCCAGAATCGGAAAACTATTATCACGGTTTGAAGGAAACACCTATGACTACCGGCTTTTTATATAA
- a CDS encoding single-stranded DNA-binding protein, producing MNIIGRLTQDAQVRTVSNDKQVVNFSVATNDSYKNKQGERVEQTTYFDCAYWLSAKVAKFLSKGTLVELSGRVSVRSWLGKDGEAHAGLNFHTSNIKFYGGGRDSKPADASPKAKDSKATNKGEDDDLPF from the coding sequence ATGAACATTATCGGAAGACTGACACAGGATGCACAGGTACGCACAGTGTCTAATGACAAACAGGTAGTTAACTTTTCAGTGGCTACAAACGACAGCTACAAAAACAAACAGGGCGAACGCGTAGAGCAAACGACTTACTTCGACTGCGCATACTGGCTAAGTGCCAAAGTTGCAAAATTCCTTTCCAAAGGTACATTGGTGGAGCTTTCAGGCAGGGTATCGGTAAGGTCGTGGCTAGGAAAGGATGGCGAAGCACACGCAGGGCTCAATTTCCATACCTCAAATATAAAATTCTATGGAGGTGGCAGGGATTCAAAACCTGCCGATGCTTCCCCAAAGGCAAAAGACAGCAAGGCTACAAACAAGGGTGAGGATGATGACCTGCCGTTCTAA
- a CDS encoding DUF932 domain-containing protein — protein sequence MAHNLNFNDQTGKYSFFSVQQKAWHGLGQIVENYPTSEEAIKHAGLDYEVIKAPLFTKGGTMSIDNNGEIKESSNILLPNNFATLRTDNNTALGVVGKDYHIVQNREAFSFFDAIVGGGDGILYETAGALGNGERIFITAKLPDYIRVGNGDDVTEKYIFLTTSHDGSGSITAAFTPIRIVCQNTLNASLRSMSNVVRIKHTAGAKQRLEDAHKVMGLAKKMSIELEGIFNQWAKVKVNDREVKKLIQLALCPNKETLQHLQNGNEDEISTVFKNTVEDAFAYAMLSDTQQMETTKGTLFGAYNAVTGYYQNVRSYKDSEAKVQSIVMGGTAQGKAQKAFELCTAFKVDGAEIFNLN from the coding sequence ATGGCACACAATTTAAATTTCAACGACCAAACAGGTAAATATTCATTTTTTTCTGTGCAACAGAAAGCATGGCACGGATTAGGGCAGATTGTAGAAAATTATCCCACAAGTGAAGAAGCCATCAAACACGCAGGGCTTGACTATGAAGTCATTAAAGCACCTTTGTTTACCAAAGGCGGTACAATGTCCATAGACAACAACGGAGAAATCAAGGAATCTTCCAACATCTTGCTACCAAATAATTTTGCAACTCTGCGCACCGACAACAATACCGCATTGGGTGTGGTGGGCAAAGATTATCACATCGTGCAGAACAGGGAAGCCTTTTCTTTCTTTGATGCCATTGTAGGCGGTGGTGACGGGATTCTCTACGAGACAGCAGGAGCATTGGGCAATGGGGAACGTATTTTTATAACCGCCAAACTACCCGACTATATCCGCGTTGGCAATGGCGATGACGTGACCGAGAAATATATCTTCCTGACCACCTCCCATGATGGTAGCGGAAGCATCACAGCCGCATTTACCCCTATCAGAATCGTCTGTCAGAATACCCTTAACGCTTCCCTGCGCAGTATGTCGAATGTTGTGCGCATCAAACACACCGCAGGGGCTAAACAACGTCTGGAAGATGCCCATAAAGTAATGGGGCTCGCCAAGAAAATGAGCATCGAGTTAGAGGGAATTTTTAACCAATGGGCGAAAGTAAAGGTTAATGACAGAGAGGTAAAAAAACTGATCCAGTTGGCACTCTGCCCGAATAAGGAAACCCTGCAACACCTGCAAAACGGTAATGAAGACGAAATCTCCACGGTTTTCAAAAACACCGTAGAAGATGCCTTCGCCTACGCTATGCTGTCCGATACACAGCAAATGGAAACCACAAAAGGAACTTTGTTTGGAGCCTACAATGCCGTGACAGGCTACTATCAGAATGTACGCAGTTACAAGGACAGCGAAGCAAAGGTACAATCCATTGTAATGGGCGGTACAGCGCAGGGAAAAGCACAAAAAGCATTTGAACTGTGTACAGCTTTTAAAGTGGATGGCGCAGAAATATTCAACCTTAATTAA
- a CDS encoding 3-isopropylmalate dehydratase — protein sequence MKITDLNGFEIEITDLKEAIKQAKNFKDLHHVPPIPSDKEQQEYWKDLYEKLVTLKSKIRA from the coding sequence ATGAAAATAACAGATTTGAACGGCTTCGAAATCGAGATCACAGACCTTAAAGAAGCCATTAAACAGGCAAAGAACTTTAAAGATTTACACCATGTCCCACCCATCCCAAGTGATAAAGAGCAACAGGAATATTGGAAAGATTTATACGAAAAGTTAGTAACGCTAAAATCAAAAATACGGGCATGA